The following is a genomic window from Miscanthus floridulus cultivar M001 chromosome 14, ASM1932011v1, whole genome shotgun sequence.
NNNNNNNNNNNNNNNNNNNNNNNNNNNNNNNNNNNNNNNNNNNNNNNNNNNNNNNNNNNNNNNNNNNNNNNNNNNNNNNNNNNNNNNNNNNNNNNNNNNNNNNNNNNNNNNNNNNNNNNNNNNNNNNNNNNNNNNNNNNNNNNNNNNNNNNNNNNNNNNNNNNNNNNNNNNNNNNNNNNNNNNNNNNNNNNNNNNNNNNNNNNNNNNNNNNNNNNNNNNNNNNNNNNNNNNNNNNNNNNNNNNNNNNNNNNNNNNNNNNNNNNNNNNNNNNNNNNNNNNNNNNNNNNNNNNNNNNNNNNNNNNNNNNNNNNNNNNNNNNNNNNNNNNNNNNNNNNNNNNNNNNNNNNNNNNNNNNNNNNNNNNNNNNNNNNNNNNNNNNNNNNNNNNNNNNNNNNNNNNNNNNNNNNNNNNNNNNNNNNNNNNNNNNNNNNNNNNNNNNNNNNNNNNNNNNNNNNNNNNNNNNNNNNNNNNNNNNNNNNNNNNNNNNNNNNNNNNNNNNNNNNNNNNNNNNNNNNNNNNNNNNNNNNNNNNNNNNNNNNNNNNNNNNNNNNNNNNNNNNNNNNNNNNNNNNNNNNNNNNNNNNNNNNNNNNNNNNNNNNNNNNNNNNNNNNNNNNNNNNNNNNNNNNNNNNNNNNNNNNNNNNNNNNNNNNNNNNNNNNNNNNNNNNNNNNNNNNNNNNNNNNNNNNNNNNNNNNNNNNNNNNNNNNNNNNNNNNNNNNNNNNNNNNNNNNNNNNNNNNNNNNNNNNNNNNNNNNNNNNNNNNNNNNNNNNNNNNNNNNNNNNNNNNNNNNNNNNNNNNNNNNNNNNNNNNNNNNNNNNNNNNNNNNNNNNNNNNNNNNNNNNNNNNNNNNNNNNNNNNNNNNNNNNNNNNNNNNNNNNNNNNNNNNNNNNNNNNNNNNNNNNNNNNNNNNNNNNNNNNNNNNNNNNNNNNNNNNNNNNNNNNNNNNNNNNNNNNNNNNNNNNNNNNNNNNNNNNNNNNNNNNNNNNNNNNNNNNNNNNNNNNNNNNNNNNNNNNNNNNNNNNNNNNNNNNNNNNNNNNNNNNNNNNNNNNNNNNNNNNNNNNNNNNNNNNNNNNNNNNNNNNNNNNNNNNNNNNNNNNNNNNNNNNNNNNNNNNNNNNNNNNNNNNNNNNNNNNNNNNNNNNNNNNNNNNNNNNNNNNNNNNNNNNNNNNNNNNNNNNNNNNNNNNNNNNNNNNNNNNNNNNNNNNNNNNNNNNNNNNNNNNNNNNNNNNNNNNNNNNNNNNNNNNNNNNNNNNNNNNNNNNNNNNNNNNNNNNNNNNNNNNNNNNNNNNNNNNNNNNNNNNNNNNNNNNNNNNNNNNNNNNNNNNNNNNNNNNNNNNNNNNNNNNNNNNNNNNNNNNNNNNNNNNNNNNNNNNNNNNNNNNNNNNNNNNNNNNNNNNNNNNNNNNNNNNNNNNNNNNNNNNNNNNNNNNNNNNNNNNNNNNNNNNNNNNNNNNNNNNNNNNNNNNNNNNNNNNNNNNNNNNNNNNNNNNNNNNNNNNNNNNNNNNNNNNNNNNNNNNNNNNNNNNNNNNNNNNNNNNNNNNNNNNNNNNNNNNNNNNNNNNNNNNNNNNNNNNNNNNNNNNNNNNNNNNNNNNNNNNNNNNNNNNNNNNNNNNNNNNNNNNNNNNNNNNNNNNNNNNNNNNNNNNNNNNNNNNNNNNNNNNNNNNNNNNNNNNNNNNNNNNNNNNNNNNNNNNNNNNNNNNNNNNNNNNNNNNNNNNNNNNNNNNNNNNNNNNNNNNNNNNNNNNNNNNNNNNNNNNNNNNNNNNNNNNNNNNNNNNNNNNNNNNNNNNNNNNNNNNNNNNNNNNNNNNNNNNNNNNNNNNNNNNNNNNNNNNNNNNNNNNNNNNNNNNNNNNNNNNNNNNNNNNNNNNNNNNNNNNNNNNNNNNNNNNNNNNNNNNNNNNNNNNNNNNNNNNNNNNNNNNNNNNNNNNNNNNNNNNNNNNNNNNNNNNNNNNNNNNNNNNNNNNNNNNNNNNNNNNNNNNNNNNNNNNNNNNNNNNNNNNNNNNNNNNNNNNNNNNNNNNNNNNNNNNNNNNNNNNNNNNNNNNNNNNNNNNNNNNNNNNNNNNNNNNNNNNNNNNNNNNNNNNNNNNNNNNNNNNNNNNNNNNNNNNNNNNNNNNNNNNNNNNNNNNNNNNNNNNNNNNNNNNNNNNNNNNNNNNNNNNNNNNNNNNNNNNNNNNNNNNNNNNNNNNNNNNNNNNNNNNNNNNNNNNNNNNNNNNNNNNNNNNNNNNNNNNNNNNNNNNNNNNNNNNNNNNNNNNNNNNNNNNNNNNNNNNNNNNNNNNNNNNNNNNNNNNNNNNNNNNNNNNNNNNNNNNNNNNNNNNNNNNNNNNNNNNNNNNNNNNNNNNNNNNNNNNNNNNNNNNNNNNNNNNNNNNNNNNNNNNNNNNNNNNNNNNNNNNNNNNNNNNNNNNNNNNNNNNNNNNNNNNNNNNNNNNNNNNNNNNNNNNNNNNNNNNNNNNNNNNNNNNNNNNNNNNNNNNNNNNNNNNNNNNNNNNNNNNNNNNNNNNNNNNNNNNNNNNNNNNNNNNNNNNNNNNNNNNNNNNNNNNNNNNNNNNNNNNNNNNNNNNNNNNNNNNNNNNNNNNNNNNNNNNNNNNNNNNNNNNNNNNNNNNNNNNNNNNNNNNNNNNNNNNNNNNNNNNNNNNNNNNNNNNNNNNNNNGGTGGCGGCGGGTCGTCCGGGGCGCGACGTGCCACCGGGTCATCGCTCGTGGGATCCTGCGGTGCCCTGCCGCAACCGGAGCCGGCCCCTCTCTCCCCTGATGCCGCCCCCTTCTTCCCCTCCGCCGGTAGGTCCAAATCCATGCGATGGGATGAGATCTCCCTAATTGACGACGAAGACGAGTGCTCCCCCTCCCCCTACCTCGAGGCTGCTCGCTGGGCGTTGGCGCAGCCTGCCTTGGCCGGAGCACCTCCCACAGTCGACGCCGCCTCCCTGCATGCGGCGCGGACTGGCGAGATCCAAGCCAGCCCTGGCGGCGCGGACCGACGAGCAGGGGTGAGTGCGGACCGGACAGCAGGGGCAACCTCCACCGACGGTGCGGACGCAACCTCCCCCACGCGGAGCTTCCAGGTGCaggcgcgcctcgccgtcgtcgttcGCTCCACCCCGACGCCTACAGTGTTTTGCGTTGTGGAGAGGGACGacgctttttttttttgccttcccAGTTGTGGAGAGGGACGCCGTGGTTAGGTTTTTTATAATTTCCCACTGCTTTCTTTTCACGCCAAAAAGATATGGACAACTGGTGTGAAGGAAGAATCAAAACAGTAAATTGTTTGCTTCAATCCAATTAATAAAAGTGAAAACACATTTTTACAGCCAGTAAATGATACATTTCAGCTCCCACATAGGCCGTGGGCGGCAGTCCATGTCAACATTtctcaaaaaagaaagaaagaaatgcaGAAATCAAGCTCTCTCTTTTGAATCCCGGAGCAAGGCCGTGGTCGACGAGCCTGAAGAAACCTTCGAGTCGCCGGTGgttgtcgtcgtcgttgtcgtagAGGAGTCACCACCGCTGTAGCTTTCAACGGACAAAGCGACGTAGGCACGTCCAGTGACGGCGAGGTCCGACGCCGTCTTGTACATCTGCGGCGGGAGCGCCGGAAGCCTGGCGTCCTCCGACTGCAGGACGTGCATGGCCTGCGCGATGGACGGCCGCTCGCTCTGGTCAGGGTGCGCGCACCACAGCCCGACGACGAGCACCCTCTCCATGAACTCGTCGTGGAGCTCGTCGCCGGACCTCAGCCGCTCGTCCACCGCGTCAAGGATCGCGTTCCGGCCATACAGACCCCACACCCACTTCAGCAGAACGAAGGGCGGCTCGCCTTGCCGCAAGACCACCGGAGACCGCCCGGAGACGACCTCGAGGAGGACGATGCCGAAGCTGTAGACGTCAGCGTGGGTGCTCGGGTGGCGCGTGTTGACGAACTCCGGGTCGATGTACCCCGCGGTGCCCATCACGGCCTTGGTGGTCTGCCACCGCCCGCCGTGGTCACCAAGCCGGGCGAGGCCGAagtcgccgagcttggcgccgagCGAGTCGTCCAGCATGATGTTGCTGGGCTTGATGTCGCCGTGCACGACTTGCTGCTCCCACTCCTGGTGGAGGTACCGCAGCGCGGATCCCAGGCCGACGATGATCTGGTACCTCACCGGCCATGTCAAGAAGTTCTCGCCGTCGCTGCTGTGGAGATGCCTGTCGAGGCTGCCTTGGGCCACCAGCTCGTAGACGAGCAGGAGGCCATGGCGGCTGTCGCACCAACCCAGCAGCTGCACGAGGTTGCGATGcttgagccggctgatgatccgCACCTCCGCCTCGAACTCTTTCCTCCCCTGCGCCGACGAGTCCGACGACAACATCTTGATGGCCACTGGGCGCTCTTCGCCGGCGACAGTGAGGGTACCCCTGTAGACGCTCCCGAAGCCACCGCGACCGAGCTTGCCGTCCTCGGCGAAATTGTTGGTGGCGGCGGCCAGGTCACGGTACGCGTACCGCCGGGGGCCGCCGGCAGCCACCCCTCTCTCGAGCTCCACCCTGCTGTTGTCTTGTTCTTGGTaatcgttgtcgtcgtcgtcgctggTTCCAATTCCTCCAgacgaccttcttcttctcctgcgTTTCTGCCATACTAGCGCGGCGGCTGCCGCACACGCCAAGAGAAACAGCAGAGGCACTAGCACGGCGATTATCAGTGTTCCTTCTGATCTCTTCTTGGGTTGCTGGATGCTGCTGCCAGGTGTCAGAGCAGGcggcggtgccggtgccggtgctggTGCTTCCTGCAGAGTGGATGTAAATGTCCATGACAGCACCTGGTGCTGCTCACCGCCGGCGCCGGTGGCCGCGGAGAAGCCAACGGCGACACGCTCCGGCAGGTACCTCTTGAGATCGACAGTCGTGTTGACGTAGTACGACATGTCGTTGATCGTGAGCTGGACGGCCAGCAACCTGGTGACATTCTCGTACTTCACCGTCGCCACCATCTCGTAACCGGACGTGAGGTTCCTGGTCCGCGAGGTGGTGTCGGTGGACGCCGTGGAGTTGAGGGAGTTGACGTCGATGCCCACATGGCTGCTGCTGATGTCGTCGTTCGCCAGGTTCCGAAAGGTGTCGAACTCGACGGCGACGATGGTGCCGTCACCGGTGCCGTTGGTGTAGGCCGGGAGGAGTCCTAGCATGCCGCCGGAGCTGTTGGTAGGGACACTTGACCCGAAACCGAAATGGGCGAGGAAGAAGGCCATCCCATCGCCGGCAAATGTGCTCGGGTCCAGACTGATGCGGAAGGAGAAGGTGGTTACGAAGCTTGCCGTCTCGCCGGTTGCTGCGTCCCAGAGCGGCACTGGCTGCGTGTACGTCGCCCGGCCGACGCTGTATGTGCTGTTTTGGTCACGCTGGTTCCGCGTCAGCTCGAGGGTGTTTGGAGTGAGGTATGCGTCGCCGGTGCAGTTTATCAGCTGGGAGAGGTCTGGGCTCTGGGGCATGGAGAAGGTGAGGTTGAAGGACACCGAGCCAGCGCGAGGGACATGGATGGTAAGCGTCCAAAGACAATAGAGGCTGCACAGGACGGCGAGGTTGGAGGGACCGCAGCTCGCTCTCGCTGCGGCTGCCATTGTTGCTAGCTAGCAGCATTTGGTTTGTGGGTTGGAGGAGGAAGGACATAAAAATCTTTGAAGTAGAACACCAATCGTACTTATTCAAAAAAAAATGAAGAACACcagcaaattaaaaaaaaaagattattAATATGACGAGTGGTCGATCATCCAACCAAACAACCTATATCTATGCTAAAGGCACCCTAAGTCAATGGGTTCCGGCTCTATCGATCAATTTTAGAATTTAAAGGCCGGCAACTATAACCCATAGGCCTTGTATTTTTAGGTCGGGTCAAAGGTCGACCCGACCCATTCCCATCCATTACGAATAGGGTCCCATCCACTACGAATAGGGTCTATGATATGAGATGTAGTACCAAACGACAAATAATAAAGCCAAATCGTTTTGGATGTTCTTCCATTCAGTCACATGCTTAAAGCTAGACAAGCTCGCTCTATTCGTTTGATCACATGTGTTATGTTTATCGGAAAAAGTCTACAtcaccccccacctttcatacttagtctaattcacccccccaattatgaaaccgtctgttttaccccctcaactttccaaaaccgtctatttcaccccctgggcggttttcagcggcgggtttgctacagtaacagcggtttgctacagtaacagcgggtttgctacagtgtcgGCAGTTTGAATTTCctttcctttttatttattttcggtgaatttttgaaaaatcatagtaaatcatagaaaaatcataaaatgaaaaatctaattttattggactccacatgagtagatctacacaatgaatatataatacagtatgctttagtacaattttttttttagctttagattaattgaaaaatccaattttgtctgtaattaattagaataattcatagctgcagcttctatggtccaattgtggtgaaatttttatggtacgctaattattgtatgcttgaactatagtaaaaatttcgtattcattggactatgtataacttagttatagataaattctaattaattacagacaaaattggattttccaattaatctaaggctacagtaaaaaatttgtactaaagtataccgtattatatattcactatgtagatctactcatgtggagtccaataaaattagatttttcattttatgatttttctatgatttactatgatttttcaaaaattcaccgaaaataaaaaggaaattcaaaaccacgggaactgtagcaaacccgccgtcactgtagcaaacccgctgttactgtagcaaaaccgccgctgaaaaccgccccagggggtaaatcagacggttttagatagttcagggggtaaaacagacggttttagatagttgagggggtaaaacagacggtttcatagttgagggggtgaagtagaccaagtatgatagttgAGGGGGTCAGGTAGACTTTTTCCTATGTTTATCAGTTATAATAtaatatagtatttttttcatAACAAACAGCATTATAGTCGATTTATAAGTAAAAAAAACGATCGAGCCTACGTGTGGCTGCTATTCCAACCACCGGACGCTAGGCTGGCGTGTGTGACTGTGACAACGATTGATCTAGCCAGCGTGGACTTGGTCGTCGTGCCGTCGTCAGGGTGGCTGCTATTCCAACTACCAGACGCTAGGCAAGCGAACAGGGTGGCTGCTATTCCAACCACCGCACGCTAGGCTGGCGTGTGTGACTGCGACAACGATTGATCTAGCCCTAGTTTAGTTTGCCAAATTTTTAGCGAAATAGtaatgtagcactttcgttgttatttaacaaTTAATGTTtcatcataatctaattagacttaaaagattcgtctcgtgaatttcgtctaaactgtgtaattagttttattttttatttatatttaatactttatgcatacgttcaaagattcaatgtgacataaaatcttgaaaaattttgcaaaataaagTACAACTAAACAGGCACCTAGCCAGCGTGGACTTGGTCGTCGTGCCGTCGTCAAGTCGTCCCGCGTGATCCAAATATGCCTTTTCTGTCTACAGCCTGCTGCCCACTACAACGTTTAGTTGGAGAAATTTTTTTAGGAAAGGacactatagcattttcgttattatctagtaattagtgttcaatcatagtctaattagtcttaaaagattcgtctcgtgaatttcgtctaaactgtgtaattagttttattttttatttatatttaatgcttcatgtatacgtcaaagattcgatgtgacgggaaatctcgaaaaattttacaaaattttaggaactaaacaggcacccAGTGGAAATATACAGTACTCCTATACTCAATTTGGTTACAGGTAATTCAATATAACAGAGGTACAGTGAAAGGTCCGGAGCACGTGACTCTGTGTTTTGCCTGTTGTCTgaattcattttgagcttttgGTTAGTGCGCCGAGCAAGGTATGTTTTGTAGAGCCTAGTTCCAGCTAAAATAGTTCTAACTATGTCTTTTTGATGAAATAGTTTTTCTGGCTCTAGCTTCACTGCTTAGAGAAAAGTTAGGTAAAATCGCTTCTTCGGGTTattgaaaagagtgatgaaacgtCCATAATATCTTTATGCTttctgaaagtgcatttgcccctatgtgagttttggtgtattgatggcATCTAAATTAGAGACTATTGCTGATGATGCGTGCAGCATGACCCCTTCAGCTCTGGGCTACTTTGGGATTAGTCGGTTGATTCCGTTCGATGGCCCTACTCCTACCATCCGGGAACCGCAACACACTCCCAATCCAGCTAGAGGTTACACACCCCACCTGATAGTTGATTATCGTCGCCATGTGGCTGAGATTCATCGTCGGTGTGCCCAACCTCTCAATGATGAGCCCAAGGATTTGCGGATTGAGTACAGGTTCTGGGAACCGTTCCACTTTGACTTCTATCATCATTTGGTCTATCTCCGCTACATCAACAAGAGAGAGGCCCTAGTGATTCAGATGAAGGCCATTGACACTTTTGAGCTTAGCAAGCTGTCTGGCTTGGACATGACACAGCTGCTCCGTGAATTGAGGAGGATGGGGTTGCAGCCACTGATGGAGTTCCGTAAGCCGTGGCTAGTGAGGATGTGGTAAAGCACTACCCCTATGCTCCATTCATCATGCatattgtaacacctcggtgttaagcgtgcattaccatttcatcccatgagcataatcatcatcacctcatgcataagcatcattcatgcatttcatttcgaaagaaatgaagtaccATTTCATGTGATGCTTAAGTGATTGAAATTCATTTATGGttcaaacaatgtgaaatgccatgctcatgcttGGATGCCCTGATTCTTGTTTtaatcactaagatagcttaaaaatatttaggatacaatttggagcaaagttcatatttaaatttttaccaaattttgcctttaaaaataattctccaaaattagggttttgagttaatattgattttattttgtaattcaaaatctatttggaattggactttggtcataaaagcaaagttgtagatcttggaaaatggaacaactttcatttttacaccaacttttgaaactgctttgaaatagttcaaaattttatttgaatgaaaaaggatttGAAATGAATTTGAAAAAGAACATTTTTCAGTAAACGGGCCGCGCGCCTCGCCTTCGGCCCAGCTGcgcaagccggcccggcctgctccGCGCCACACTCctgctcccgcgcgccgcgcccgtcGCCGCGCACTCACCCGGCCGCGACagagcgcgcacgccgcgtggtcgccatgcgccggcgagcacgccgcgcggcagcccTGGCCTGCCCCGCGCCCTCCTGTCGCGCCTTCATCTGCCCGACCGCGCTGcgctcctcctcactcctccacTTCGCTCTCTCGCCTcgccagcgccagcagcagccgcagcactcGCCTCCACCATGCGCCATCGCCGGAGTTGGCCGTTCCGGCCGCTCTAGTGCGCCGGAGCCATCTCCATCTCGCCAGCAGCATCGCCTCCACCTTTCGCAACCGGTGCTCGAGTCTGTTCGCCGTGGTAAGTCTTCTCCGGTCGGTAATTCCTCGCCGGAGTAAGCTCTTCCTCGCCGGAGCTTGGCTCCACGCGGACAGCCCCTCTCCGCTCCACCTCTCTCCTTCCTTTCGGGCGCATGAGCACCACCTTGCCGTCGCGAAACTCTTGCGCGCCTCCCCGCGCCCTGCCGTGACCGGAGTCGGCGTACCGCCGATGAGCCACGCCTCCACTTCGCCATGCACGCCGCCGAGCTCCATTCCGAGCTCCTCCCatgccttctcttggtgcaccgCGTCCGCCTCGTCGTGGGTGAGATGCTGGTGGTGACCGCGCCACCGGCTAGCTCACCGTTGGCGAGAGCTGGCCGGTCAGCTCCGCCCCTGTCTCGGTCTGACCGACAGGTGGGGGCCGTTGACCGTGGGGGCCCACTCGTCAGCGCCCTGACTCGGgtctgggtgcacagcaccgggtgcacccagcattttcatcggctgatttttttaaagtatttaagaaataattttcagatttctatttaaatgctttgggaatttataacttgctcaaaatggctccaaatttgttgaaacaaattttgttgtgttccttgtcaccagatctacatgataaaaatattgcacgtcatttttgagatactttaatgtagagctttatttaattcttgatattgctgatatcttgtaaaatgtttagtaaatcctatatgtatcagaaaaatatgactccaagtttgttactcttcttgtgtaatgtactttctaggaaaaatatatgccatgcatgtcctgtagaaaaattatgagatgtagttcaagtgcctttaatggctgatttttgttatttttgctagagagcaaaatttgtataaaacatgcatgtgataatttttgtgcaatgattatttactgtatagaacataggaaaaatattacatctgttgtttgacacttttcgtaatacaaagtattttcatgttcataattatgccatagcttgtcatttttgtgtaggctactccacttattcaaatgtcataaaaatttaatggtagactacttagggtagtactgtgctatggtaattttctaagatttttctaagctataaaaatagatgttgctattcaaacctatcattaattagggtttaatcaaatgttgctttgtgtatgattaagaaattagtgaagctttggtgtatctttgaagcatttaatgagatgtgttgacttagcatattagtagtagaagagaatgcagtagatgacatgtgcttgtagtacatgttcttggatgatgttgactaccttgcattcaagcatattcattgtgttcatttcatccgatgcaccttttgcataagcacttacgcacctacATCATAC
Proteins encoded in this region:
- the LOC136505040 gene encoding L-type lectin-domain containing receptor kinase IX.1-like — translated: MAAAARASCGPSNLAVLCSLYCLWTLTIHVPRAGSVSFNLTFSMPQSPDLSQLINCTGDAYLTPNTLELTRNQRDQNSTYSVGRATYTQPVPLWDAATGETASFVTTFSFRISLDPSTFAGDGMAFFLAHFGFGSSVPTNSSGGMLGLLPAYTNGTGDGTIVAVEFDTFRNLANDDISSSHVGIDVNSLNSTASTDTTSRTRNLTSGYEMVATVKYENVTRLLAVQLTINDMSYYVNTTVDLKRYLPERVAVGFSAATGAGGEQHQVLSWTFTSTLQEAPAPAPAPPPALTPGSSIQQPKKRSEGTLIIAVLVPLLFLLACAAAAALVWQKRRRRRRSSGGIGTSDDDDNDYQEQDNSRVELERGVAAGGPRRYAYRDLAAATNNFAEDGKLGRGGFGSVYRGTLTVAGEERPVAIKMLSSDSSAQGRKEFEAEVRIISRLKHRNLVQLLGWCDSRHGLLLVYELVAQGSLDRHLHSSDGENFLTWPVRYQIIVGLGSALRYLHQEWEQQVVHGDIKPSNIMLDDSLGAKLGDFGLARLGDHGGRWQTTKAVMGTAGYIDPEFVNTRHPSTHADVYSFGIVLLEVVSGRSPVVLRQGEPPFVLLKWVWGLYGRNAILDAVDERLRSGDELHDEFMERVLVVGLWCAHPDQSERPSIAQAMHVLQSEDARLPALPPQMYKTASDLAVTGRAYVALSVESYSGGDSSTTTTTTTTGDSKVSSGSSTTALLRDSKERA